One Terriglobales bacterium DNA segment encodes these proteins:
- a CDS encoding HDIG domain-containing protein produces the protein MGENQEKQGVRREAAWSLLCEYTPSENLRRHALAVEACLRAYARKFGEDEDFWGVTGLLHDFDYEKYPTAQEHPFVGSKILEEHGYPEELRRAILSHADYTGVARESRLEKALFACDELAGFLTATALVKPNKSLAEVEAASVRKKMKDKAFARSVSRDDIVNGAAALGVDLDEHISFCIAAMRAIADQLGLAGKTQGD, from the coding sequence ATGGGCGAAAACCAGGAGAAACAAGGAGTCAGGCGCGAGGCGGCGTGGAGTTTACTATGTGAGTACACCCCCTCGGAGAACCTGCGCCGCCATGCCCTGGCGGTGGAGGCCTGTTTGCGCGCCTACGCCCGCAAGTTCGGCGAAGACGAAGACTTCTGGGGCGTGACCGGGCTGCTGCACGACTTCGACTACGAGAAATACCCCACCGCCCAGGAGCATCCCTTCGTGGGCAGCAAGATCCTGGAGGAGCACGGCTATCCCGAGGAGCTGCGGCGCGCCATCCTCTCGCACGCCGACTACACCGGCGTCGCGCGCGAGAGCCGGCTGGAGAAGGCGCTCTTCGCCTGCGACGAGCTAGCCGGCTTCCTCACCGCCACCGCCCTGGTCAAGCCCAACAAGTCGCTGGCCGAGGTGGAGGCGGCTTCGGTACGCAAGAAGATGAAGGACAAGGCCTTCGCCCGCAGCGTCAGCCGCGACGACATCGTCAACGGGGCCGCCGCCCTGGGCGTGGACCTGGACGAGCACATCAGCTTCTGCATCGCGGCCATGCGGGCCATCGCCGATCAGCTTGGCTTGGCTGGGAAGACCCAGGGGGATTGA